The DNA window CATCTCTACCTAAATCTTCAATTTTAACATCGTATTCTTCCCCTTCACTAATTGGGGCGTTACTTCCTCTTTCATCTTTACCGTAATTACTTCCAAACATCTATATTCACTTCCAAAAATGCCATTAGAAATGGCTGACATAATATTGGTTTAGGTGCATATAAAGGTATGTTAAAATTATAAGCTTATTTTCCCTATTTTTTTCAAACTAAAAATTTGAATTAATGTATATACAAAATCAAAAAAAAACGAAATATGAAAAATCAATAAAAAATGATTTAAAGATAAAAATTATAACCTAACTGTATGGATGTTAAAAACAATATTATCCTGGCCATGGATGTTCCCAACATCAACGATGCCATGGAATTAATGGATAAAATATCTGACTACATTGATACTGTTAAGATCGGTTATCCCCTAGTTTTAGCAGAAGGGTTAGAATCTGTTTCAAAAATTAAAAAAGAATATAATTGTAGAGTGATCTGCGATTTTAAAGTGGCTGATATACCTGCAACAAATAAAAAGATTGCTGATGTAACCTTCCAATCCGGTGCAGATGCAATTATTGTCCATGGCTTTGTTGGATGGGACAGTGTGGAAAGCTGTCTTGAATCTGCCAAAAAAGTTGATAAAGACATTTTCCTTTTAACTGAAATGTCCCATCCTGGAGCAACTAATTTCATGCAACCAGTTTCCATGAACATAGCCAGCATGGGCATGGAAATAGGTATAACCCATTATGTTGGCCCAT is part of the Methanobacterium sp. genome and encodes:
- a CDS encoding deoxyribonuclease, whose protein sequence is MFGSNYGKDERGSNAPISEGEEYDVKIEDLGRD
- the pyrF gene encoding orotidine-5'-phosphate decarboxylase, which produces MDVKNNIILAMDVPNINDAMELMDKISDYIDTVKIGYPLVLAEGLESVSKIKKEYNCRVICDFKVADIPATNKKIADVTFQSGADAIIVHGFVGWDSVESCLESAKKVDKDIFLLTEMSHPGATNFMQPVSMNIASMGMEIGITHYVGPSTRLDRLKMIRDVVGKDSFIISPGVGVQGGDPRETLQFADAIIVGRSIYLSENPANSLESIIDAIEL